Below is a genomic region from Vicia villosa cultivar HV-30 ecotype Madison, WI unplaced genomic scaffold, Vvil1.0 ctg.000053F_1_1_2_unsc, whole genome shotgun sequence.
tttcttgaatgataagctactattttggtcaagatttgattttatttctccTTCATCCAATTACCacgaaattaataatatattttgtcattaacattgattggaaatcaacaaaatatattttctaacaaaatatttaattttcttacttatttaaatcataaaatcaattttttatgaaataaatgtttaaaaaaactaaataatatgtttaaatttCGTGACATCTTATTTTGGGCATGTtaataacttgtggaccaagtttgcataagaaaaccataggcccatttgcaaaattccttaatttgaaccctccttcttcacatttggtccttcaaaatcacctaactttgatcaagcatatctcactcaatttttaagctatgagggagctctaatactttttggaaacctcaagaggtcctctacaagccactttggaatatatttttcatttggaacttttatcttgatcatatcctctttgggaaaaaactacttttgaaggatgcctgaaaatgacctgtaatcttttgctttgtatctcttaaatgaagcatttttagccttggcttgtgagacacaaagttgtagagaattcaatttccttcacaataggctttgagtggggaatttctgatgttccatgtgaaagttatgcccagtcaaagttgggttgactttctcctaagaaaccctaatttgaaccttttcatctttgttcatctctgagtttctattaatggaatcatgatcaattcttgatcaaatgatggttatgcaccccatacttgatatttgcccaatggttaaagtttggatcatgccttgattatgattgacctttcaatttggatcagttgactgtgaattatctggattatgtgaatgagccatgctttgagatttgagccttgcttttgttatgagaaaagtgtgggaggtaaattttgaggtatgacactctggatgaagagtcagctggaagattatcagatatttgagagtaacattcctatattctgtgataacacttctgctatatgtttatctaagaatcctattcttcattcaaaggctaaacatattgagattaaacatcatttcataagggactatgttcagaagggtgttatatctttaaactttgttgatacagaccatcaatgggctgatatctttacaaaacccctggctgaagataggtttaagttcattctgaagaacatcagtatggatttatgcccagaatgagaagatgagaagttcttacgtatgagtatcttctgaaatgaatgtgaattttttttaaaatcagaagttctgattgaaatcttttagaaattatgattcggttattactaacgtttcattgtctaagttgattcagaacctcttttaaagcaaaacagctgtaacgttttatctcgggatggtaaacctgtcgttactattcatggataagcgcgcgtgcagttgaagggacgccgaccataggtaactgtgctagtcacctcatttgtctttattatctctcctcacgtcacgtaacattaaatgcttttcatcatttactctctttcagtttttctttatattcttcaaacacttctccttccctctcatattttctctattcactctatctttttgcattcatatcaaaccctagctgttcattatctgcaaatccatcatgaactcttcatcaagcccaggaaaccatggaaaagatcaaaacaaaaagaggaaagctgttgaaacatctccctccaaacccaaaaagataaagatcacctatgaccctctcaaggtgaatccattcgaagcaatgttatctggaaactattctagacgtgtgtttcaaccccctggtgaaagccctccatcatctccatcttcttcctcatcttgtttccttctagactcaacttcctcttcatctaacctttcctctccctcaacccattccaaagaaatctcctcatcttcacctgctgagaatgttgtctctgataaagattgtggaagatctgcatcagaaccaagtctccctgacccctcgcctggaagcccaagaagcagtcagtgATGCGTTttactccttcatggcatgctggcacagactttgtcttagctagggtcctaggttttggtcttagtagttttctttccttgttgcatctgcttgttaaacataggaaccttttgtaatatcttttgattataaatgaaaaagtttctttgtttttacattccagtgattttatttgtcgttttattcatctgaatcttttgaaatattctttttgatgttatgacaaaaaggggaagaagataaatgataaatgatttgattaatctatcagttgctgggtaaagctcccatacattttctaacaagaactgcaagttctatatggtttaagtgttttgcaggtataaagcagTGAAGAGAATTTTCAacgcaaacacaagaagcaaaaaccATAAGAAGGGTTATTCTGTAAAAAAGAATAagaccatggaaactgaagcaagctgagtgctatcaagcttcagaaatcagaagcactgataatagaatttgatctatatttgtctatttgctatgacaaaattctatttgctctgatacatttttttagcctatatggctctgatacatatcatgtgttcaaatatacattttatgttctgactcgttcatgctgacttttgtcgtttagtttttgttctgtaacatttcaggatgtagagatgctctgatgaagctctggtacattcaacaatgttctgatacaaatctagcatgaagtgatgttggcagaaaattcaagttctgaagcagtcctagatggaagcagaaatcagaagttgtgaatgttctgaagatcaaagaaattcaagttctgaagctgtcctagatggaagcaggaatcagaagctgtgagtgttctagggatctaaagaaattctagttctgaagctgtcctatggaagcagaagtcagaagctatgaattctctgaagacagaagcttatatgatcgtctctaccgaaataatcagggaagtcttttattaaagttcttcgagtatttatttcagggggagattatttatctcagggggagattgttaatctcagggggagacatattcatatgcttatgctatagctgtgtaatttgtcttttgccgtctgttctttctgatcgcaaattcatatcatttatatatgtttttgtcatcatcaaaaagggggagattgttagaacaagatttgttctgatcaattatcttagttttgatgataacaataatatgaattttgcttaagataatatggtactctaatccaatgcaatttccttttcaggaaatatataaagagtatgcataattcagcgctcagaagctttgtctcaaagggttcagcatgcaacatcagaacatggtctggcaagacatcagaagatggtcgaagcagaatcagaacatgggtctatggaagcatcagaagaacaagagaacagaagcactgaagttctgatggtatcacgctcagaagcacttcaaggtcagaagatcagaagatgctttgcaccaagctgtttgactctgatgatattcaaacgttgtattcacaaacatcagatcagaagaaagtacaagtggcaagctacgctgactgacaaaaggaacgttaaaagctattaaaggctacgtcagtagacacagcgtgaacaaggctcgaggtagttgacaaaagcgtataacattaaatgcgatgctgtacggaacacgcaaagcattaaatgcactcaacggtcatcttctccaacgcctataaatatgaagttctgatgagaagcaaggttaacgatcctgaacaaaacaacgcctattaacttgctgaaactctgttcaaattcaaagctcagaatcttcatcttcatcaaagctcactacattgctgttgtaatatattagtgagattaagcttaaacgttaagagaaatatcacagtttgtgattatagcttttaagaagcatttgtaatactcttagaattgattacattaagttgtaaggaactagagtgatcgtgtggatcagaatactctaggaagtcttagaggttatctaagcaggttgtaactagagtgatcgtgtggatcagtatactctagaaaagtcttagaggatatctaagcagttgttcctggagtgatcagtgtgtgatcagaagactctggaagacttagttgctgactaagtggaaaaccattgtaatccgtgcgattagtggattaaatcctcagttgaggtaaatcatctctgcgggggtggactggagtagtttagttaacaacgaaccaggataaaaataactgtgcaatttatttttatctgtcaagttttttaaagctacacttattcaaaccccccctttctaagtgtttttctatccttcaacttgGACTACAAGTAACTACTTGTATATCTACATAGTgtaattcaattttaaataatacaattaCTTTTCATTCTCCCTCTTTCTCCACCCTAGTGCATTACACACTAACAACAAATGCTTTAATTTACATGATTACTTTTCATCTCTATTTTTTGAATGTAGAAATTCATGGCAAATAACTCTAATTAGATACAATTTTTTGAATTCTTATTGCGCTTACTCACAAATTTGTTACAAAGAaatcatttatattattttttaagagacaaaatatatattataaaataaaagagtGACCAGAGTAAAAAATACATAACCGTTCGAAAATATTAAAGATGTCAACCAATGAAGAATAAAAACACAtcaataaaacaataaattatacaataatgataaagaaaagaaaaacataaaactACAATAAAAAAAAGGTAAGAACATTAAATTCCAACACCTAAAAATGGTGTAAACTTTTTTCTCTAAAGGGGAATATCAAATTCAATTCCTAGTGGGAATAATGTTTGATCAGTGTCAGTACCTCTCAGCACGAGCTCTGAATTACTATGACCCATTTTTCTTGAAAACCATAGTGCAAAAGTAAGAAAAATGGACAAAAAGCAAGTTCAACCATAGTAATCCACCACAGAGCGGACAATCAAATTTGATACTATTGATTACTAATGCAAATAATGGATTTTTTCTATCATAGCATGAACAAAGGTACTTAGACTAATGCTGTTTACGGTGCGGTTTGGCCGACTTTTACTCTAAAAATCATCTGAGTCACGTGAAAAAaatgtgcggtttggtttggtttggttcagttgacttttagaaataaaactgaATCAAACCAGActaaactaatgcggtttggattggtttgattggttcgattttttttacaaaaaaattattgagCCAACACATATGGAGGACAATATGATTTTGTGTTCAATCATTCATACATTATCATAAAAcaagtttataatttttaaaataaatttataacttGATGCATAAATATGAATTGTGTCTTACAATTTCATCTTAAaggataatataaaaaaaaattgagtttttaaataattaaatttgtaATTATAAACATGTGCATGCATATGAATATGCTATCCTGATAATACTATAacttctttttcactctcaatatTTTACATATAAAGAGATACAAATCTaaactattattttttcttttatgtttatcAACgtcaacaaattaaaaataaaaacaaaaataaatatatggtaattttatttcaaataaaaataatactagtatttataaataatattttattttttgttaatacgtaaaataaaataaatatcatacaaaaaagggttaaataagtttttagtccctataaatatggcacTTTTCACTTTTAGTCCTTACAAAAAATTTCGTCGAACTTTGGTCCTCCCAAAATTTTCCGTCACGActtttggtccctcccgttagattgcactaacggaggcttacgtggcacgccacgtatGACGCCCCGTCTGGTAAagtcaaaactaaaaaaaaagacagattgcgggggttttaaaccccctttaaataacttaaaaacaaGAGTGGCTGGATATAAAGTAAGAATATTTAGCAAAAGTATAGAGAGAATGGAGAATGATCAAAAGTCCCAGTTCCAAAGGAATGGTTGATGAGAAAAAGGGTCAtcatcataaacatcatcatcaccttcacctTTAACTAGTTCCTTCTCAATATTGTCCTCAAATAGTGGTAGCTGTTGTGGTAAACTGAATAACTCACCCGAATTcatcttctcaagatcagaaTAGAAACCACCATAATTCTCAGACCCAACAAAACTAGTATCATTACTTGAACCGTCAAACACATCCAAAAATGTTCAATCAATCGAGTTCCCAATATTATCATGCATAGTAGTAGTAGAAGACGAAGAGCCAATAATATCAGTCACAGTTTTGGATTCATcagtattattaatattattattaccgTCCATAACAATTAGAGTGAAGACATAAATATAACCTCTAATTTCCTATCAACTGCTTACACaaattatacaaagaaaagcaTGAGAAATCAACCCTATTTTTTACTTAATAGAATAATTATAATGGAACTTTTTTTAAGAGAAAACTCTAATATAATTATAATGAAACTCTAATAGTCACTCTTGTATTTGATTTTCTATCAAATGCAAACAAAAAAGGAAATATTCAGATCATGCCCATTTTTAAGGGAATTTCATTTTAAGATTGAAAAAGTTCACTTCAAAGAAGATCATATGAACACTTTGAAGCTGAAGCTTCAAAAACACAATATCATAACATAATGACATATTCTGTTAATAGTttaacagaaaaacaaaattccatCCATTGTAAAATTTAGGGATGATGTTGcttcatgattttttttcaaagacCATAAATTAGGTTTCCTTTTCCTCTTAGAATGTGTCAACAAGTGCCACAGGTTACAAAGGGGTAAAGTAAAATAAGACTTATATACTTAACAATAATTATTTTCCTATCTcccatttcaataattattatgaAACATTTGGAATGATCTTACTATTGTAGAAGTAAGAGGCTTTTTATTTGCCTTAACAACACAACAACCCAAATCAACCACTTGTTTTAGCACTGAAACAGTGTCGAAGCTAGTAGTGCAGTCTACAAAGGCCAAACCTACAATGaaaattgaaaaattcaaatataaagCTGTCTAAGTGATTGCATAAATGAAATTTTACTCAGGTAATGCGTCAAACAATAAAATTGAACACACCTGATCTTTTACCAAGTTGAGATGCAATCTCTATAATCTTTCCTTGCGATTCCGGATACGCAAAAACATGACATTGTcctttcaattaaaattaaagagtTAACCCAACAAATCACAAACATTCATATCACTACCAAGACAAGCTAGACACACTAGCATAGATAAGATATCTACCATTGTCACCAAGTTTTGATAGAGATTCTCCAGCACCACACCCCATTAGAATCAAAGGAATAGTCTTCATTTTTCTGAGTGAGTTTTTCACTTAGAAAATGAAATTTAGGGTTTTTCTAATGGAAGAAGATGTTGGTGGCAACGTAAGCAGAAATGAGAAATTTGATCCAACTTTCTTACAACTTACATATTAGTTGGATTTCTCTATCAACTGTTTGATTAATTGTTTgggaaaaattattattttttgttatttacaGGGGGTTTGAAACCCCCGCAATCAGACTGAAACCCCGTGTCATTTGTTCTTTGAGTACAGACACACAAATAATATTTGACATCAACTCCTTAATTGGATAGGGTTCAACAGACATAGTAGAGGTTGGGAGGAAGAAAAGGTTTGGCTCACCATGGAGGCTTTTAAAAAAGTTTGGAGAAGGAACCTCCTCAAATTGGTTGCTGCAGAAACTATATACCATTTGTGGAAAATACGAAATGAGAGGATTATTGGGCACATACATCCATCTTGTGATCTCCTAAAGAGGATTCAATAAACTGTTAGCGTGCGAGCTAAGTCCAGGAAGCTTCTGAGGAACCATGAGCTTAGTTTAATGAGTTTTCATTCTAGTTTATTTGATGTATTTTGCAACCTGGATTATTTTTGATCGGTTTTGCTTTAACTGTTTTGataataaagttatattttactccaaaaaaaatttctataagttaaatataaaataaaaaaatcattaaaaaaccaTATATACATTTAGAGCAACTCATAATTCATATTATAAttgcaattgatgattaatttAAGAGATTGACCTAATATAAAATGTGTTAgacaataaaataatttttttatataaagatCTTTTATagaattatgaatttatattcatttatttGTTTCTAAATTTTCAAAACAATCTTTTCTAATGATATTTATATTGTTTATGGATATCTTCAAAAATCTTacataaattcaattaaaatatttaatttattagatTGAACATTTTACACATTTACtcttcctttttattttattattatcgaTCATATTTTATTCTATGAGGTAAGGATGTGTTGTTATATTTGCTTGTGAATGCATTATGATGCAACATATAAAGGTTTTTAAAAATTTAGAGGGAAGACCTATTTTAGTTCCTCATAAAAACTATGAAATTCAAATTAATGCGTGACGAAAAAAATCTgacttaatcccttataaaatttaaccgggtcatattaTTTTCTGTgtcaatatttttctcaaattgaTTTTTCCCTCCTTTTAAATCGTGATTGAACTGCcacattgaattttatttttcattttttaaatacttaattgattttaatttttagctAAAATTTGTTCCTAAAAAAATTGAACCAATGATCTTTAAGCCACATCTTATGTCTTTACCACTAAACTAATGTACTTTAGTGACAAATAATTTCCATAGTTTGTAGTAATATTAAACATTTCTgaacttaaaataaaaaatatgaacctAAGTCCTTTCAGGTTAATCGGTAGTTACTTTACAACTATACCAATCAGTAATATTTTTAATGATGAGTACTCAACTtaataattcataataaatatttacttatttatttattttaaataatacacaaatttaaaaataaaattaataaaatataaataataaatgtaattaacaaaattaatatatacatgaattattgttatattaatttattatcattttattttaattaaataatattttaatttaaaataagtaaatatttatttgtgtgttatttaatttcaaataaatattatttaatttatttatgtttgatttattatatttaaaatttatattttattaattttttaaaatttatgtattatttaaaataaataaataagtaaatatttattctGAATTATTAAGTTAGGTATtcatcattaaaaatattaagaaCAATTGTTGTAGTTCTAAAATGACTATcattttatcttataaattttaaattaaaagcaCATGAGTCTTAAAAGTTTTTGGTTATATTCTTTTAAgttgtttaaaattaaattaaaatttgaaatcaattaactagtatttaaaaaatgaacaataaataaaatataacgtggcagtccagtcacggttttaAAGTAgaaaaaaaccaattttaaaaaaatatgtacgAAAAGACTAATATGGCCCGATTAAATTTTGCCAAAAATTAAATCGGATTCTTTTTTTTTGTCAGagattaatttaaattctataaTTTTTGTGAGACAAAATGTATcttcacaaaaaaattaatataataatataaacaacgtcacttttatttatttgttaagattgtatttgaatattttattgttaaataataaaaaaaattagaaacaaattaaatcagattagatttattgttttttttacagaatcttcttcttttattgccttcaaatcattataaatataAGTGATCTCGACTAAATTGTTAATTCTCATCATTTTTTTCTCTCTgagtttattttaaattttgagtCCACTTCTTAGATCTTGTCCATTCAAATAACTTTTGTCCATTGTACACTTCAGAaccttttgaaaaaatttaattttgaggTATGAATTTATTTCTAACTATTTTGAAAGATTCGTTTTCTTTATTGATGTCTCTATAGTACTTTTGAGTTTTGAGATCATTAGAAATAAAACCAAGATTTATAATTAATTCTTAAGACTTGACTCTAACCTTCTTTTATATTGCAAAATTCAGTAAaacatttattttgcttaatatgATGTGGTTATGAATAATTTGCAGGAAAAAAAATGGCAACTTTAATTCAACCTCCTTATAGAATTAAACCAAAAGGAAAGCATTATTATGCCATtggaaaattagaaaaaatattgTTTGAGATTGATATGAAGTATGTTCCAATCAAACTCATAGGCAGAGGAGGATATGGTGTGGTATGTTCATCCATTAATAAGGACACCAATGAGAAAGTTGCAATTAAGAAAATTTGCAATGTATTTGATAATTGTGGTGATTCAATTGGAACTTTAAGAGAGATGAAGATACTTAGATATATTCAACATGAAAATGTGATCACCTTAAAAGATATTATGATGCCACCCACATTTCAAAGAACAAGTTTTAAAGATGTCTATTTAGTTTATGAACTAATGGATACTGATCTTCATCAAATTATCAAGTCATCTCAAATACTTTCTAATGATCAttgcaaatattttttatttcaggtATAGTTAgtcttaatttttgttttattttgtataaATTTTTTAGTGATCCAAACAAAATGATCCTGGTTTAGTTGTTAAGGTTTACCTTTTTTGTAAAGTTTTTTTGAGTTATATTTAGGTTTACTTTGGAATAGTAATTGTAAATAAATTTAATCCGAACCCATATGCCTTTAGATAGGCTACAAAATAGGAAGAACATTTGTTAGAATAACAATAAAATATcaactaatttattaaataaaatttacttTATGTTTTTAACAATAAAATCTTTTCCTAAAAcagaatttcaaatttaaaaaatatgttataccaactaattaaaataaataaaattaaaatattaactaacctataaatttaattgatttttttccttctaataatatctttattttataatcaaacattttaatctcttaaatattttatttgttataataTTTAGACAGTAATCAAAATTGTAACAAAAAATTGAACGATTCATTCAAACTAATGATAATCTCTTATATACAGCTACTTCAAGGTCTTAATTATCTTCACTCTGCAAATATTCTTCATCGAGACTTGAAACCCAAAAATCTACTTGTCAATAAAAATTTTGATTTGAAGATATGTGACTTTGGATTTGCTCGGACCAATGGAGTTGGTGATGAGTCAATGACAGATTATGTGGTCACACGATGGTATCGTGCTCCAGAGCTTTTACTAAGCAGTAACAATTATGGAGCCTCAATTGATATGTGGTCTGTAGGATGTATTTTTGCTGAAATTCTTGGTAGAAAGCCAATTTTTCAAGGAACCGACATCTTAAACCAACTTAAACTAATTGTAAGCATTCTTGGGAGTCCAAGTGAATATGATCTCGAGTTTATTGAAAATCCAAAAGCTATGATTTTTATCAAATCACTTCCATTTACAAAGGGAACACACTTCTCTCAGCTATTCCCACAAGCAGATTCGTTAGCCATAGATTTGTTGCAAAATATGCTCACGTTTGATCCAACAAAAAGAATAACTGTATCAGAAGCACTCCAACATCCATATATGGCTGGTCTTTATGATCCAAGGTGTAACCTTCCTGCTCGAGCTCCTATCAATCTTGACATAAATGAAAATTGGGACGAGGATAGGATTAGAGAAATGATGTGGAATGAGATGCTACATTATCATCCAGAAGCTGCTTTAGCTAATGTTTAGATGTTTCTGCTTCACATGATTTGTCACTAGCTGTAGTTTTGTATATTTTACTAGAGAAACTTGAAACTAAAGTACTTGTTGTGTAGTTAATAGATTTGTTGTTTGCAATAAACAGTGGCAGATCCAGACATTTTGTCTATTGGAGGCAAAATGCATTTGAGTAAATTTTTATGTAGATTGTAAAATTACTTTTAATCTtactttaaatgataaaaaattactttcttctaaaaaattttaaaatataaattaatattacaGTAGGAGTCGttagaatttttttcttcaaaaaataattactttcttttaaatttcataaaatatatatttatttaatattatggtATGAGTCGTTagatttttttcttccattttatttaaaaaaataaattagaaggAGATTTTATAGAGGAAAATGTCAGAGGTTAACAAcgtgaaatttttttatatttgattgatatttgaaaaaagagaagaaaataattaCTCAAAAAGgtgtaaaaaacaaattttaaaatcatAAAAAGTTGAATAATACTTAGATCATACTGTCTACACAAAAACTTTCACACACTtcctttttactt
It encodes:
- the LOC131623146 gene encoding mitogen-activated protein kinase 7-like — translated: MATLIQPPYRIKPKGKHYYAIGKLEKILFEIDMKYVPIKLIGRGGYGVVCSSINKDTNEKVAIKKICNVFDNCGDSIGTLREMKILRYIQHENVITLKDIMMPPTFQRTSFKDVYLVYELMDTDLHQIIKSSQILSNDHCKYFLFQLLQGLNYLHSANILHRDLKPKNLLVNKNFDLKICDFGFARTNGVGDESMTDYVVTRWYRAPELLLSSNNYGASIDMWSVGCIFAEILGRKPIFQGTDILNQLKLIVSILGSPSEYDLEFIENPKAMIFIKSLPFTKGTHFSQLFPQADSLAIDLLQNMLTFDPTKRITVSEALQHPYMAGLYDPRCNLPARAPINLDINENWDEDRIREMMWNEMLHYHPEAALANV